A segment of the Luteolibacter sp. Y139 genome:
CGTCCCGCAACGCGCCGCCTGGCTCCAGCAGACGATGCGCGACCGCCTGATGGCCGACCTCGCGGCAAATCCCCCGGAATTCATCATCATCGAGCGCCACGACCCCCTCCCCGGCGTCACCGGCAACTACCTCGACTCCGGCGATGCGCTCAAAGATTTCCCCGAACTCCGCTCGCTTATCGAAGGCCACTACAAACAGGCCTTCACCCACGAGGATTTCATGGTCCTGCACGAGGCCGCGCCCCCTGTGGCCGCCGCCAAACCCTCGCCAAAACCCTGATTTTCCGAGGCCCCGGACGAAAATCGAGAAACTCGCACCGGATCTGCGCTTCGTCCAAAAAGAAAACTCCCGAAGCCGATTTTCAAGATTTCCAGAGCTCCTCCAAACATTGAGGACCAATACTTTCTAAAAACGTTCAAAAATTTATTGTCAATTTTCAAAAAAACCCTTAAAGCCAAGGAAGCAACGGGCTACCCGATATTTAATAAAGCTTGAATATCTAGCCCCGAGCCCTACAAACCACAGCATCCTAGCAGTAGAGAAAAATGAATTCTTCGTCTCCCAAGTTGAATCTCCACTCCGGTCTCGCGATTGGCTACCGCCAGCCGCTTGCAACCGTACGTGAGGCGATCCAGCTGGAACACGGCACTCATTTCCTGATTGCCCGCAATGGCCGCGGCAAGACCACCCTGCTGCGGACCCTGGCCAAGACCCTCCGCCAAATGCACGGTCACTTCGAAGCCAACGGCCGGGTGCAATACCTGCCCGAAGATCTTCGCTTCGATCCCATCACCACCGTCTCCGCCATCTTCCGGGCGATGATCCCCTCCAACCGCGTGGCCGAAGCGATGAAGCTGGCCGAGTCGCTGGAGCTGGATGCCCGCAAGTCCTACGGCAAGCTTTCCACCGGCAATCGTCGCAAGGCCCATCTGATCATGGCCGAAATGTCGATTGACCCCACCCGCGGCAATATCCTGCTGCTCGATGAGCCCTTCAGCGGCCTCGATGCCTACGCCCGCGAAATTTTCGAGGACATGTGGCGCGCCAATGCCAGCACTGTGCTGCGCTTGGTGAGCTGCCATCCGGACTACGACTCCATGGGCATGCCCAGCGCGGTCGTGATCCAAGGGGAGGAGATCCGCCACACGATCGGCAACGACCAGACGTGGAATCAACTCAAGAGCCAGCTGAACTGACCTGTCATGCGACTCTACCGCCTTACTACAGCGACACTCTTCCAGTGGAAATCCTGGGCGATCTGCCTCTTTGCGGTCTGTGCCCTTCCCTTTGCGCTCTCGCAGATTTCCATCGCGACTGAAAACGCCACGCTGCTCAAGCCGGCGATCGCCCAGGCCACGTGGGCCATGGCGCTACTCTCCGCCATCTTCTGGGGCTTCTTCACCGCAGCCAAGCTCGGCGAGAACAATGCACGCTCGGGCGTCGGCGAATACTTCCTGACCACCGGGGTTTCCAGCACCCGCCAGCTGTTGGAAATGTGGCTGTCACTGCTCACCTTCATTGCTCCTCTCCCACTGCTTGCGTCCGCTGTCTGCATCCTTGCTGCCAGCCCCGGCCAGGCCGCCGAGCGCAGCATGTGGATCACCACGAATCTCCAGTACGGAGTGCTCTTCCTGCTCGCCATCGCGCCCTTGGCAGCGCTTGCGATGTCGGTCGCCTCACGCTTCGGCAGCATCACCGGCTTTGTCACTTCCGCCGCCTTGGCCATCTACGGCCTCTACGGCGTGGGATATCTGAAGCTGCTCGCCAATCTTGAGAGCTACCCTGCCCTCAAGTGGATCTGGGCCGGATCTCCGCACTATCATTTCGCCGATCCTACGGAACGCCTTCGCTACAAGTTGGGAGCTATCGCCTGGGACAAGTTCCCTCTGCTGCTCGCCTATTTCGGAGGCATCCTGCTCGTTCACGCCGCGATCTCCCGCGTCCTGTTCCGCGCCCGTGCCACGGCTTGATCTGACCCTTTCCTCCATCACCTCCCTCTCCATGAATCTCCGCGACATCGCGATTACCTCTGCCCTTGCCGTTGCCGG
Coding sequences within it:
- a CDS encoding ATP-binding cassette domain-containing protein, with amino-acid sequence MNSSSPKLNLHSGLAIGYRQPLATVREAIQLEHGTHFLIARNGRGKTTLLRTLAKTLRQMHGHFEANGRVQYLPEDLRFDPITTVSAIFRAMIPSNRVAEAMKLAESLELDARKSYGKLSTGNRRKAHLIMAEMSIDPTRGNILLLDEPFSGLDAYAREIFEDMWRANASTVLRLVSCHPDYDSMGMPSAVVIQGEEIRHTIGNDQTWNQLKSQLN